CAAGCTACGACCTGGACTGCGACAGAAGTCTACAAAATTGTAAATAGCAGGAAATGAGGAAAGGTCCATTGACTATTTAGAGTCCTTCCCAGTATGATAGCTTAGGGGCATCAGATGGAACCAACAGGAACTTAGttcaaagcaaagaaagaagcaagttTGCATGCAGTAGGCAGCAGACAAAAAGAATGGCCCAACTTTATAGATGAGAAACACAAACACCACCTCCAGCGTAGGAAGCTCTGGAGTAGAAAACAGAAGCCAGGAGACTTGTCTTGGGCACCCGTGCCTTCTCAGGCTGGTAGAATAGGGCACTGGGctaactggactcactgtggCTATTCTTACTTTTTATTATGAGCCTATTGTTTTCATATCAAAAGAGAAGTTAATAAAAGTATccaaaaatgagattttttttttactgtaacgCTATAAACATTCCAATACATAACAGAACCCAGAAAATGAGCCATTACCTTATACAGCAGAAGGAAGTAATGAAAAAGAAGTATGAATTGCTTATTATCTCTGGCGGCAGAGAAATTTGAAACAGCCACTTTACTTCTTTGAGGTGGTGTATAAATTTAAGAAATCATACAATATTTCAAACCATTAGGCTCAGTATATAATTTTTTATATACAAATCATTGTGTCCTTTGTTGCTGAACCAAATGTTCTTTTCATACATGAGATCAATACCAGGCACTCTTTTTATTACATTCACACCATACGTTGTAGAATTCAGCTAGAGACAAGTTCCATAAATCCTGATAAATTCTTACACTATTCAGAAGTAAATCTGCAGGAAGTATAAAGTGTTAGATGCTCACTCACTGCTAGCTTTGTTCTAATTGTTCTCCCATCAGAGTCAATGACAGGATGAGTACTGATTGATGCCATGATAGTGTAAAACATCTCAGAGGGTTTTATGGAAAAATCCTACCCAAAACTTTTTGTGGTCAGTTATAAATAAAACCTCATATTCCCTCCGTGTTCGTGATCAGTGCTGCATTGGTCTGGTGCTTTTATAAGTTCTACTGCACCATGATACTATGGGTATAAAAATGCagtcaggaggagaaaaaagtcaGTGATAAATTTGACtcaaagatataaaaataaaagcttagaaTTCTGCTCTAGTTAATATTGAGGGCAAGAGagggagttttttgttttgctttggcaGTCTTTGATCACTAGAATTTCccaaatgtttttgctttgttccgaaagagaaaatatatagaaGCTGTTTTTCCACAGAAACTCCTTTATTGGCCGTTTTTGCAAAACACCTCTCATTGATCAGAATATTTGGCTTATAATTGGACAGTTCACTGAAAGTAACTAACATCTGACAGGAGGTTGGTGGCAATAGCAAATCTGAAATCTACCATTGACATAGGGGTGTCTGTATTTTGGGAAGTACATGGTATTTGAAGTCAGTGTGCTATTTTGCCTGCTCTTTGGACAACAGCTGTAGGTGGAACATAAAGCACTACAAGGTCTGAAATCATCAAAAATActaagagaaacagaaattggCCTTGGTATTTgttgtttcctcttttcccctcttactacaatatttgctgttttgaaTGGAATACTCAAAATGATCAAGAATCTTCAAAATGACTTCAAATGACAACCTAGTCACCTCCATGCAGAACTACAGTACTGCATGGATAAATCAGTTCCCTCCAAGATAAACAAGGATGGTTTTGCTGCATGCTTTCATCCCGCATGGGCATGTTTGAGGCAAACACATCCTTTTTCCATCCatctccctcaaaaaaaaaaaaaagaaaaaaaaaagtaaagaaaccaAGCACAGAATACACTGCATTAATCAGTGTCAGAGACTGCGATACTGTAACTCTCTTGATTTCTGCAGAAGTAGAAGCAAAAGGGGCTGGTTTGAATCATAtacaaacatttctgaagtgtCTTTTGCAAAGTatataaaaaagacaaagtgtGCTAACAGGGGAGAACTCACCATCCTTTATATCCACAGTtctgcacaaaggaaaaataaaatgcacagtTATGTTCTTGAAAAGTTTGGCTTGAAGAAtgctcttctgaaaaatgaaatatgcaaTTGGGAAGCTGCCTGCACAAATTGCTTTCTCTAAGCACAAATAACTTCCCATGGGGATTACTGAGGCAACTGAGGTTGGAGAGAAGATAAAAACTCCCAATCAGTTCTTCCCACACTACTCCTTAACTTACATACTCTGTTCAAAAGACATCCTAGATATTAACAGTTAAAATTCCcagcaaacaatttttttttttcttgtattttccaATGAAGGAATAGTGAAAACTACACATTGATTTGAGAGCAGCATCACCTGTAAATGTATAAAAGTAGATAAATAGCAGATGTAGTGGAAATTCAGCCcagttaacaaaaaataaaataaatcttgatgGGACCAATGAATAATTCACAGGCCACATCACTGGAGTGACCACAGGCAGGTCTGTGAAGAGTCCATGCTGTGCTGTACAAATaatttacaacagaaaaaaagtgaacacTGCATAACACAATTGCTGATCACAAGCACTCTTATCAAGCCAAGTCAGCAACTCTGCAGACATCAATGCACTCTAGATACTGTCACTGCAATGACTTCAAATAGGGCCATAACCTCATCATCTACACATAACTCTAGCAGAAGCGAGTCTTTGTTACCTTTTGAGATGTCTATTTTGAGAGAAATTATGATCTCCTTTGTCCACTGtgcataaagagaaaaaatcccCAGAGTGCTAACTCCCCAAAGAGAAGAATTGTTCTGACAcactgtgttaaaaaaataaataaataaatacaagataTATTATGATTTTACCTGGGGAGTCTCAGATAGCCAAGGATCATAACATGTGATAATGATGACAGAACTACAGGCTATTTTTATATAGgtctatattttttatatagGTTTATTTATATATTGGCTTTTGCACATTCATTGcctgaacaacaaaaaaatgttacGTCTCAAGAATAGCTGTAATTCTATCAAAAAGGGCACTCTCAAAAAAACATCACATCATATTTGATGCAGAGTGTAACTGAACACTGTGAGCAAATTTAATTAGTAATAGGGGTATGTGTTTCCCATGGTGTTTTTCATCAATATTGCTTGTGAAACGTGGCTGAGAATGGGTAATAGCATATAAGGAACAGTTCCTGTATTCTCTAATTTACCCAAATAATCAGGAGTTAGTTTacattttcctcctcattttaCTGCAATAGGCCAAAAAAATTCATTTAAGctcaggaaaacagaataaaaaataaaatgtgaatctGAAGTAGCAAACTAAAGCAATTCGTTTGATAACAAAACCAAGGAAAGCACTGCTCATAGCATGGAGTCTTAATACTGGGAAAGGATTCTTCAAGGCAAGTTCTGCCTACAGGaggatatttattttcctttcagttgtAGTTATAAAACATTTGTAAATATAGAAAGAAACATGATTTGCATATGGATAACTGAGCCAAGGATCCAGATGACTTACTGAATCTCTCTGAACCACTTTTAATTGCACCAGAGTACGCAACTTTTGCGAAAGCACCACGCATTGAACAGCACCAGAAGTTTGCAGAGACTTTTGAACGTTAATCTTTCTTTTGAAGAGACACTATATTTTGTACAGGTTAATGAACCAgtcaaatttaaattaaattgagAGCTGCAGGTTGGAACTTAGAGGCTGTATGCTCAGAGGGAGTTGAgtttttctcatattcagaAAAGAGTTTCATGCATTTGGACTGGaagaagcaaaagaataaaataagcagGCAGTATATCTGTTCATCTAAATATTTCATGTGCTTATTACCTCCTATTCACCGTTGAAAGACAGCTACCATACAACCTGCTAGctgggatttttattatttctgatgTTAGTGACTCAAGAAGGTACGCATGGCtgcttctttaatatttttggaTGCTGGTTCGCAGactgttcttttatttaattctgttttcgTTTTGTGTCAGGGTGAGTGTTCCCAGAAGTGCTATTACATCTTCGTCATAGAGACCATCTGTGTGGCTTGGTTTTCCCTGGAGTTCTGCCTCCGATTCATTCAAGCAAGGAGCAAGTGTCAATTCTTCAAAGGGCCCCTGAATATAATTGACTTCTTGGCTATTTCACCCTATTATGTCTCCCTCATCTTGGCAGAGGATGACTCAAACGAGGCGGACGACAGGCCAAGCAGCAACACATATTTGGAGAAGGTTGGTTTGGTGCTACGGGTTTTACGTGCCTTGAGGATCTTGTATGTAATGCGCCTTGCCCGGCACTCCTTGGGCTTGCAGACTTTGGGCCTCACAGTTCGGAAATGCACACGAGAATTTGGCCTGCTTTTACTCTTCTTATGCGTGGCTGTCACTCTGTTCTCTCCTTTGGTCTATCTTGCCGAGAACGAATCGGGCAAGGTGCTTGAATTCACAAGCATACCTGCCTCTTACTGGTGGGCCATCATTTCAATGACCACTGTGGGGTACGGAGATATGGTACCGCGGAGCGTCCCAGGCCAGATGGTAGCTCTGAGCAGCATCCTCAGTGGGATTCTCATCATGTCTTTTCCCGCAACATCAATATTCCACACTTTTTCCCATTCCTACTCGGAGCTGAGGAAGGAACATGAACGACTGCAGTCTCGGGTAAACAGAGTAAAAAATGCCAATCATTCTGGCGAAAGTGACACCTTCAATGACACAGACAGCTTGATCCTGGAGGAGCCAGCATCACCGATCAAATACATTTACACGGGGAACTAAGCCTTGCTGTAAAACATTCCCAAGAACAGGAATagaaatatacatatgtatgtcaACATAATacataaagcaaagcaagaaaattgGGTTGCAGCGCTATTTTTCTCTGTCAGGATAGGTATAACAAAGCAGTACAAGCCAACGCAGCTGGCTCCAACACATTATTATGAACGCAGAGGTTTTGAGAATGGCAAAAGTCGGAGTTTATTcggtaataaataaatattcattcttCACTAGGACTAACGATAAGATTCAACTTTGTCTCTGCCAGTTATGTATCTTGCTGAAAAACTAATATTGAATGAAtagcaaacaaaacagcttcTGTTGGCACAAATAACActtattttatttgcctttgaaTTTCCAATGTTCTTTGCAATTAACACCTTGAGCCAAGCATTAGAAAGGATTTTTTCAGGGCTATGCACCAGTGTTATTTATACAATGCTCATTAGCCAGGCATACAGAAGACGCCTCAATATAAATCTGAGCTCTGTATCTAAAGCTATTAATAAGCTTATAATAAAAGCACTATATGTGAAAGCTTTCAAAGCTCGCCTGTAATAAGAAGATCAATTTCTAAACAATGAATTGCACTGCTGTTGTAAGACACATAGTGTTTGCAAGAGAATTTGCTTGAAATACAGTTGCAGTCTGAAACTATAAACATTTCATACTAGACAGaagttttcaaacttttttcatatatttaaaaaaatgaaaaaaaaaaaggggggggaataAAACCCAAACTTATTGAACATACAATTgagcttgtgtttttttgttgctggtggtggttttttgtttgtttgttttataattgAATGGTGTTGGCttctctagaagaaaaaaaataaaaagttatcgaaaaaaaaatgacagctcaGAAGTATTCAAATGTATAAAGAGCAAAAATGAGAGGAATGATTGCCGGAGGCAGTGGGAGTGATTTGCTAATGCAAATAGAAGATGTCCCTCTTGGCATACACCAGTCTAGCCAGAAGAAAATGACAGGCCTACAAAAGTCAAAAATGCTACTTCTTGAGATATTCTAGATGATATTTTATAATTCAACCTTTTAGATGCTGTGAATGCAGTTAGTGGAAACCTATGCCAAGACATGAAAGTCACGTTTGTGCATACATCTGTGTGTACAGGGCCTGGTTTGCTCATGGGTCCTCAGCTTGTAAGCAGTCCTGGTGGTATCTGCAGAACTTTGACATGTATTTAAGTACCGAGATGAAGcaattcattaatattttaatcagattttcagctttcattatTCCATTTCCTAAATCCTGCCAGGTTCCCTATGACCTTGCAGCGAAGCAGAGCTCAGTGAGATGACCCTTGAGTTCCAGTTTTCAGCAAGCACCGTGCTCAGGCAGGGCATGTCCCCTAGAGCCCAGGGGACACTTCCAGGCGTGTGACCAGCCTCCCACGTGGACACACAAACGCAGTCACCGGCAGAGTTATGCAACTTCGGGCAGGCATTTGGGAGTTCCAGTTTTTCGATGCTATCCTCGCTGTGCTTTATAGCTTAAGTAGAGAAAACCACAGTTGTTGGCACAGTTCGCAGCACGTGACTCAAATTAATCTCTTGGGTTTATCTTGCTATTGACCCTATGATCTAAAGCAGGGAAACTCTAGCAGATTATAGATGGGATGTAGCAACACAATTGGAGCAAGTAGACTCTAGATGACAGGAGTTTTTATTTGCCACATAACAGGTggaatttctgctgttttatgcATAAATCCAtctgataatttttttattagcttttatttttgccagtgATTCTCTACTGCAGGACTACTCAGATaggaaaccaaacaaaatccAGCCTAGATGTGGACCACGACCTCGACCCCTCCAAGCTCCTAGGCATGTCACGCCACCTGCATTTCTCCTGGggattttgtatttctttaggGTTGTTTCAGCTCCTCAGGAAAAACCACTGCATACCACCACAACACCCACTGCAGCACGCTTCTGTCCCTCTGCTCTGACAGAGCTGAAGACAGTGCTTGCCCCCTGCTACAATTACCTAAAttacctactttttttttttttttttttttttttttttaagaattaccTACCTaccttctcccccccaaaacaaaacaaaaaccaccacaatgcAAGAACGTGCTGAAACTtggaggaattaaaaataaaaaagaaatcaccaaCATTTAACAGTGAAGTAAGTGCCGGTACTTTTGGCAGAATCAGGACCGTACCACACATTTCCGTTTCTAACCAAATTTCTTCCTACTGCTGGGTCAGGCCTGCACCAGCTTTCATAGAAAATGTCCTTCATGATTCACTGCGttattaggaaaggaaaaaaatatgttgagGGGAACATTTAGTTCCTGTGTAATTCAACTGAGTAACGAATTCAGAACAAGCAGTTACAATTAGCAGATATTGTTGTTGCCAAGTACATATCATTTCAGAACTAGACTTAATTAAAAGAGCAGTTTAGGTGCCTGGCATCGAGCCTCTCTTAGTTCAGAGCCTCTTCCCTGAATCTAAATCCTAGAAGATGCAGGGGACCAGCACCCGTTACCCAGTGGGCACCATGTTCCTCAGCCCTTATCAAGGCACCACATCCCTTTTCTAACTTCTAACTGAAACTCTGATCAGCAACATCTTTGCCGCATAACGAAGGACCCACAAAATTCCCGATGATAATGCTTTCTTTAGGGGAATCAGTAGATATCCTGCTCTGCAAACCAGCTAACAGAGGGACAGGATCACAGGGAAATGCAATACAGGACCCTCCCAAGCGCCAGTCTGACTCAGAACCAAAACACAGTGAATTGGTTTTGATCATGGACTAAATGCAAGTTTCCTATGATGCTGGAATAGTACTGAGGGACTAAGACCTTTGCTCTGACCTAACTGTAATTTCTTCAGGGATTCTGCAAATTGCTTTGAATTCTCTCTGTAGCACTCGTACCTCCCAGCCATTCTCCAGCTGTTTCTCCTCTTTGACTTTCATCAGTTCCTCTGGCAGAGAAGCTTTATATAAAATGGATGTATTCTTTTAGTAATGAAGTCCCTTTACTTTCATGGAGTCAGTGTTTTATAACTTATAACCTACTGTTAGATCTCCTGAAAGTTGCTTTTTATCTGTCTTTGGCAATCTGAAGTTTGCATCCAGACACTAGCATCTATATATAATTCAGAttagatttattatttaaatcacAAATTAATTGGAGAGAATGGTACATTATTTATGTGAATTATTCTGTAATTTAATCCTAAGTATTATGCATATTCTAAACATAAATTAGAGCTGAGctatttaaaatttatgttggtcaatatatttttttttatttcaaacatacCCAAACAGTAAAgctaattatttaatttctgcagttaTTATGAACATTTAAGCATGTCTGCTGATAAAAATTATAC
The Anser cygnoides isolate HZ-2024a breed goose chromosome 12, Taihu_goose_T2T_genome, whole genome shotgun sequence genome window above contains:
- the KCNG4 gene encoding potassium voltage-gated channel subfamily G member 4, which produces MPILSGGSDQDYSNISYASCNSLSHFFPVSVETPSVKGVHYQRARRIYHPDQVSAVDLKTEIMINVGGIKYLLPWSTLDEFPLTRLSKLKLCSSYEEIIQLCDDYDEDTHEFFFDRNPNAFGMIVSFLAAGKLMLLRDTCALSFQEELRYWGIEETNLENCCFRKLFQKLQELAEVRKEEELRRSKEAACVLDEKTKFGQFMNRLRDMVENPQSGLPGKVFACLSILFVATTAISLCVSTMPDLRAEEDRGECSQKCYYIFVIETICVAWFSLEFCLRFIQARSKCQFFKGPLNIIDFLAISPYYVSLILAEDDSNEADDRPSSNTYLEKVGLVLRVLRALRILYVMRLARHSLGLQTLGLTVRKCTREFGLLLLFLCVAVTLFSPLVYLAENESGKVLEFTSIPASYWWAIISMTTVGYGDMVPRSVPGQMVALSSILSGILIMSFPATSIFHTFSHSYSELRKEHERLQSRVNRVKNANHSGESDTFNDTDSLILEEPASPIKYIYTGN